In Clarias gariepinus isolate MV-2021 ecotype Netherlands chromosome 9, CGAR_prim_01v2, whole genome shotgun sequence, a single window of DNA contains:
- the LOC128530826 gene encoding catechol O-methyltransferase A-like, whose amino-acid sequence MACCLLTGCAVSVAVLVGLFYWFVSSRQRNTLYTLLWQALIWEKVCDIFTRSTRPQRLLKVVQKNASKGNPESVISAIDYFCNHSEWAMNVGDEKGSILDSVVTEVNPSTVLELGTYCGYSTVRIARLMSPGTKLITVELNPAYAAAARQIIAYAGLQDKVTLVEGSSGDLIPRIKERFGITTFDFVFLDHWKDRYLPDLKQLEECGLLRKGSVLLADNVICPGTPEYLEYVRNSPRYESRYYPAHLEYTTMEDGLEKSIFLG is encoded by the exons ATGGCGTGCTGCCTGCTGACCGGTTGTGCTGTTTCTGTAGCTGTCCTTGTTGGCCTGTTTTATTGGTTTGTATCATCCAGGCAGCGCAATACCTTGTACACGTTACTATGGCAGGCCTTGATCTGGGAGAAAGTATGCGACATTTTCACCCGCTCCACACGGCCTCAG CGCCTGTTGAAGGTAGTGCAGAAGAACGCCAGTAAAGGAAATCCCGAAAGCGTCATCTCCGCCATCGACTACTTCTGCAATCACTCGGAATGGGCCATGAACGTGGGCGATGAGAAAG gctcCATTTTGGACTCGGTGGTGACCGAGGTGAATCCCAGCACGGTTCTGGAGCTGGGTACGTACTGCGGGTATTCCACAGTGAGGATCGCACGCCTGATGTCCCCCGGCACCAAACTCATCACTGTGGAACTTAACCCGGCTTACGCCGCCGCCGCCAGGCAGATCATCGCCTACGCTGGTCTACAAGACAAG gTGACTCTAGTAGAAGGATCATCCGGTGATCTAATCCCGCGAATAAAGGAGCGCTTCGGGATCACAACGTTTGACTTTGTCTTCCTCGACCACTGGAAGGACCGGTACCTCCCTGACCTTAAGCAGCTCGAG GAGTGCGGTTTGCTCAGGAAGGGCTCTGTGCTGCTGGCGGACAACGTGATCTGTCCCGGAACGCCGGAGTACCTGGAGTACGTGAGGAATAGCCCTCGCTATGAGAGCAGGTACTATCCTGCCCATCTGGAGTACACCACAATGGAGGACGGGCTGGAGAAGTCGATCTTCTTGggatag
- the comta gene encoding catechol O-methyltransferase A → MVCCLLTAGAVSAALLFIFFYWVVPAVQRNGTWALMWHDFITERLHDTLTRSTRPQRMLKAVQKNATKGNPESVISAIDYFCKHSEWAMNVGDEKGSILDSVVTEVNPSTVLELGTYCGYSIVRIARLLSPGTKLITVEFNPASAAVARQIIAYAGLQDKVTLVEGSSADLIPQIKERFGITTFDFIFLDHWKDRYLPDIKLLEECGLLRKGSVLLADNVICPGTPEYLEYVRKSPRYESRYYPSHLEYTKVEDGLEKSIFLG, encoded by the exons ATGGTCTGCTGCCTGCTGACGGCTGGTGCTGTTTCTGCAGCTCTCCTTTTCATCTTCTTCTATTGGGTCGTGCCAGCCGTGCAGCGCAATGGCACGTGGGCATTAATGTGGCATGACTTCATAACCGAGCGACTGCACGACACGCTCACACGCTCCACACGCCCTCAG CGCATGCTGAAGGCAGTGCAGAAGAACGCCACTAAAGGAAATCCCGAAAGCGTCATCTCCGCCATCGACTATTTCTGCAAGCACTCGGAATGGGCCATGAACGTGGGCGATGAGAAAG GCTCCATTTTGGACTCGGTGGTGACTGAGGTGAACCCCAGCACGGTTCTGGAGCTGGGTACGTACTGCGGGTATTCCATAGTGAGGATCGCCCGCCTGCTGTCCCCCGGCACCAAACTCATCACCGTGGAATTTAACCCGGCCTCCGCCGCCGTCGCCAGGCAGATCATCGCCTACGCTGGTCTACAagacaag GTGACTCTAGTCGAGGGCTCGTCAGCGGATCTGATCCCACAAATAAAGGAGCGCTTCGGCATCACTACTTTTGACTTCATTTTCCTTGACCACTGGAAGGACCGCTACCTACCTGACATTAAGCTGCTTGAG GAGTGCGGTTTGCTCAGGAAGGGCTCTGTGCTGCTGGCAGACAATGTTATTTGTCCTGGAACGCCGGAGTACCTGGAGTACGTGCGAAAAAGCCCTCGCTACGAGAGCAGATACTATCCTTCCCACCTGGAGTACACCAAAGTGGAGGACGGCCTGGAAAAGTCGATCTTCTTGGGATAA
- the abt1 gene encoding activator of basal transcription 1 — protein MASKADTEMDQHTNRTAADEELNMSEDEQEDGLDQKEVEDDNQEKGDDVEEEAKEDEEEQEDDGKIKKAKGKKCAPGIVYLGHIPPRIRPKHVRNMLAVYGEIGRIFLQSEDHSIKRKKRKAGSNGSRYVEGWVEFRDKRVAKKVAVSLHNTPMTNRKRSHFSSDLWSIKYLHRFQWCHLSERLAYEQTVYQQRMRTEISQAKRETNFYLASVEKSQTLDRLRKKRAKKGEVVEEKGWDFTQRRTEEEMRLERMKKTGLSKKNLQKAQEKSRAIQEKAQSNVSLLAKIFSKGSSHD, from the exons ATGGCGAGCAAAGCAGACACTGAAATGGATCAACACACAAACCGGACAGCTGCTGATGAGGAGCTGAACATGTCTGAGGATGAACAGGAGGATGGACTTGATCAAAAGGAGGTAGAAGATGATAATCAGGAGAAGGGCGATGATGTTGAAGAGGAGGCGAAGGAGGATGAAGAAGAACAGGAGGATGACGGTAAAATCAAGAAAGCAAAGGGCAAGAAGTGTGCCCCGGGTATAGTGTACCTGGGCCACATTCCCCCAAGAATAAGACCCAAGCACGTGCGCAACATGCTGGCGGTGTACGGAGAAATCGGGCGGATTTTCCTTCAGTCTGAAG ACCACTCGATTAAGAGAAAGAAGAGGAAAGCTGGCAGTAACGGGTCGAGGTATGTGGAAGGCTGGGTGGAGTTCAGGGACAAGCGCGTGGCTAAGAAAGTGGCCGTGTCTTTACACAACACGCCGATGACCAACCGCAAGAGGAGCCACTTCAGCAGTGACCTGTGGAGCATCAAA TACCTGCACAGGTTCCAGTGGTGCCACCTGAGCGAGCGGCTGGCATACGAGCAGACGGTCTACCAGCAGCGCATGAGGACAGAGATCTCGCAGGCCAAGCGCGAAACCAACTTCTACCTGGCCAGCGTAGAGAAGAGCCAGACGCTGGACAGACTGAGGAAAAAGAGGGCCAAAAAAGGCGAGGTGGTGGAGGAGAAGGGCTGGGACTTCACGCAACGGCGCACCGAGGAGGAGATGAGGCTGGAGCGCATGAAGAAGACCGGCCTGTCCAAGAAGAACCTTCAGAAAGCCCAGGAGAAGAGCAGAGCCATTCAGGAGAAAGCGCAATCCAATGTCTCGCTACTGGCCAAGATCTTCAGCAAGGGGAGTTCACATGACTGA